The Pseudanabaena sp. PCC 6802 genomic interval CTGGCGATCGATCCATCTAAACAGCAGGCTGCTGTCACTAGTAAAATTGCGGCGATGGAGTCAGCCGAAGCAGCTCTAGAAGAAGCTAAAGCGGATCTAGCTAATGCCGAAGACCAACTGAAGTCGTTACAGGCCAAGAAACAGGCTAATCTTTCAACGCTAGCCAATAACCGCCGCAACCTGGAGCGCGATCGCCAACTGGTAGCAGAGGGCGCAATTAACCAGCGCATATTCGATGACACTGCTACCAAGGTAGCAACATCCCAGGCGGATCTCGACTCTATAGATGCCGATATTAGAGCGCAAAGATCGTCGATCGCCAGAGCCAGAGCTGCGATCGCCCGCAACCAGAGGCTGTTGCAACAGGCGCAAGCCGATATGCGAGAGCAAAAGGTACAGCTAGAATTTTTTACGATCAAAGCCCCATTTGCTGGCACGGTAGGAGATATCCCCATTAAAGTAGGTGATTTTGTCAGCGAATCCACCAAGCTCTTAACTCTCAGCCAAAACGATCGCCTGGAACTACAAATAGCCGTTCCGCTTGAGAAGGCATCTCAGTTAAAAACGGGATTGCCAGTTAGATTAATCGATGACCAGGAAAAATCTAAAGCAGATGGGAAAATCTCCTTTGTTGCCCCCAATGTAGATAACTCAACTCAGTCGATTCTCGTGAAGGCTGTATTCGACAATCCCAAAAACTCTATGCGCGCCGATCAGTTTGTCAAAGCCAGATTGGTTTGGTCTAGCCGCCCTGGAGTATTAGTTCCTACTACAGCAATTTCGCGGCTGGGCGGTCAGAATTTTATCTTTGTGGCTGAAAACAAGGCCGATACTGTTGGGCAAACTCAATTAGTTGCCAGTCAAAGGCCAATTAAGCTGGGCAAGATTGTAGGCAATAATCAGGAGGTATTAGAAGGTCTTAAACCAGGTGAGAAGATAGTTACCTCAGGTATTTTACAGTTACGAGATGGCATTCCCATTGTTTCCGCTCCTGCCAAAGATAATGTCAAAGAAGGTACGTCTTCTAAACCCGAGTCAAAAAGTTAGCCTCAGGTTCCGCTCTCTATCTCAGTTCTAGACTATGATTCTATCCATATCGGACTTTTTCATTCGGCGGCCCGTGCTGGCTACGGTGTGCTCGGTGATTATCACATTGATGGGAATCGCCTGTATTTTTATTCTACCGATCGCCCAATACCCCGAAATCGCACCACCCAAAGTTAACGTACAGTCTAATTACATTGGAGCAAATGCCGAAACCGTAGAGTCAACCGTGACCAGCGTTTTGGAAAGGGAACTCAACGGTATTGAAGGTGTGAGGTATATTTCCTCGACTAGTGGCAATGATGGCAGTAGTGCGATCGCTCTGACCTTCGATCTGGGAAGGGATAAAGATATCGCTGCCGTGGACGTGCAAAACCGGGTTTCGTCTGTGGTGTCGCAGTTGCCAGGGCCAGTGCAGCAAACCGGAGTCCGAGTGTCAAAGGAATCTGGTGGGTTTCTGCTGGCTATTGGGGTTTATGCCGAGGATGGCGAGGATGGCAAGCCTAGATATGACAACCTTTATCTCAGTAATTATGCCGATCTCTACATTGTGGATGCGATCAAGCGAGTTAAGGGTGTCAGTAACGTTCAGATCTTTGGCGAGCGCAAGTACGCTATGCGGTTGTGGCTGGATCCCAGTCGCATGGCAGCGCGCAACTTAACCTCCCAGGATGTAGTGAATGCGATCCAGGAGCAAAACCTCCAGGTAGGAGCGGGGCAAATCGGGCAACAGCCCGCCCCGGAGAATCAGCAGTACCAGCTATCAGTTTCTGCTAAGGGCAGGTTGATTAACGCCGATGAGTTTGCCGATATTGTCATCAGGAGCAATGCTGACGGTACGTTAATCAGGCTCAAGGATGTGGGGAGAGTGGAGTTAGGCGCAGAAAACTACGGCTCTGTGTTGAGATTCAATCGTCGTCGCAATATCGGTTTGGGTGTCAGTCAGTTACCGAATGCTAATGCCCTGGAGGTAGCGCACCAGGTCAAAAAAGTATTAGAGGAGTTAAAACCGAGTTTCCCGCCTGGTCTGAACTACGCGATCGCCTTCGATACCACATTATTTGTAGAAGCGGGGACGGAGGAAGTAATTATCTCGCTGCTCATGGCAGTCACTCTGGTAATTATCATTATTTTCTTCTTTTTACAGAACTGGCGTTCTACTTTAATTCCCGCGATCGCCATTCCCGTCGCTTTAATCGGTACGTTCCTGTTCGTCAAACTGTTGAATTTTAATATCAATACGCTTACCCTATTTGGTTTGACCCTGGCTACGGGGCTGGTGGTGGATGACGCGATCGTGGTAGTCGAAGATGTGACTCGCAACATCCAGGAAAAAGGCATGAATCCGATCCAGGCGGCTATGCAATCGATGGATGAATTGCTCAGCGCTGTCGTTGCGAGTTCCTTGGTATTAATTGCCGTGTTCGTGCCCGTAGCATTTTTCCCCGGTACCACGGGGTTGCTGTACAAGCAGTTTGCCTTGACCATTGCCTTTTCGATTGCGATTTCCACTTTCAACGCAATTACGCTAACTCCCACGCTCTCGGCAATGCTGTTGCGTCAGGGGCAAACGCCGGACAATTGGTTCTTCAATGCAATTAACCGGGTTATAGATCGTACCAGGCTGGGATATAGATGGATGCTCGACCTGATTGTAAATCTCAAGGGCATCATCATACTGTTATTCATACTGTCGCTGGGTCTAACCTATTGGATCTATATGATCGTCCCCACCGGCTTTTTGCCAGAGGAAGATCAGGGATATATCATTACGATTGTGAAAGCGCCGGAAGGCGTATCGCTGAACTATACCGAGAAGGTATTGGAACAGGCAGAAGCGATTATGAAGGAGGTGCCTGAAATTGAGAACGTCTTTGCGGTGGGAGGTTTTAGTTTTAGCGGCACCACGCCTGAGAATGGTATTATCTTTTCCACTCTGAAACCTTGGAAAGAGCGATCGCGTCCAGAGCAATCTGCTCAAGCAGTTATAGGTAAGCTTTTGCCCCAACTGCTATCAATTAAGGAGGCATTTGTCATTCCCATTCCCCCACCAGCAATTATTGGTCTGGGGGATGTTGGTGGTTTTGAATTCCAACTTCAGGATAAAACTAGCCAGGGCTTCCCAGTTATGGAGCAAGCCATCGGTCAGTTATTGGGCAGAGCCAGTACCTATCCCAATCCCCCCGACACTCCGCCCAACGATTCTAAACCTCCGCAATTAGTGGGCTTGCGACCGGATTTCAGCGGTAATACACCGCAGCTTTCCGTAGAAGTGGATCGGGCTAAGGCTAGCGCGTTGCAGGTATCGCTGCAAGATATCTTTAGTTCCTTGCAAACATTCCTCGGATCCCGCTATGTAAATGATTTCAACCAGTTTGGTCGTACCTATCGCGTTTACGTTCAAGCCGATCGCGATTTCCGCTCCTCGCCTGAGGATATCAATAAGCTATACGTGCGATCGGCAAGCGGCAAGATGATCCCGTTGGGGAATTTAGTCAAGGTCACCCCAACGATCGCGCCATCCACCATCTATCATTTCAATCTGTTTCGCTCTGCCAAAATTTCTGGCAATGCAGCCCTAGGAGTGAGTTCGGGGCAGGCAATTAACATCATGGAAAAGGTAGCAAAAGAAACGCTACCGCAAGGTTTTGGCTTTGAATGGTCGGGTCTGTCGCTGGAGGAAATCAGTGCGGGCGGTCAGGCTTATATTATCTTTGGTTTGGGTCTAGTATTTGTATTTCTGGTGCTGGCAGCGCAGTACGAAAACTACATCGATCCTACAATTATCATGCTGACGGTGCCGTTAGCAATTTTAGGCGCTCTGTTTTTTGTGATGCTGCGCGGGCTTGCCAATGATGTCTACACTCAAATTGGCTTCGTCATGCTGATTGGGATGGCAAGCAAAAACGCTATCTTGATCGTAGAGTTTGCCAATCAATTACGCGCTACGGGACTTTCCATTACCAAAGCAGCAGTGGAGGCAGCGCAGCAACGCCTGCGTCCAATTTTGATGACCGCTTTATCTACAATTATCGGTACGGTACCGCTGGCGATCGCCTCTGGAGCGGGAGCGGCATCGCGTAAATCTCTAGGTACGGCGGTAATTGGTGGGATGTGCGTGGCCACTGTGCTGAGTTTATTTATCGTTCCGGTTTTGTACATCACGATCCAGACCATGCAAGAGCGGTTGCGCCGAGGTTTGTACAAACCCGCTTTGGCTGGCATTGGTAGCGATCCGGAACCGGAAACCATAGATGTGGAGATCGTCTCTAACCATCAGGGGTTACCCGACCGCATCCAGAGCGATCGGAATTTTACTAAGGCAGATCCCAGACAGGAATCTACATCTAACCAAACTGGAAACGGATCTGATAGTTCCCACACTCCCGATCCGAGCAAAGATCCCGATCCCCGAGAGACACCCAAGACATAAAGTCACGCTTAAGCACAGGCCGGAGCGCTAACCTGGATAATTCATGAAGAGAAGGAAAAAGGGAGCATCTCAGTTTTGCAAGGCAAGGTTAAGAGAGCCATTAAGGTATGCAGAACGGTGTTTGCATTGCTTTTTCCTGCTCTGGAGTCATGGTTGCTCTCCTTGGGTTTGGTTTCTCGTATTCCTATCTTCTGACTTCTGATTTCATTTTTGCTTATAGTTATAGCGGTTTTCAGATGAAAACGAGAAGGGGGTTTGGGGGCAACGCCCCCAAGAAGGGGTTCTACCCCTTCACCCCATCAATAAAACCCGTTCTCAATTGCAAAGCGCTATAAAAAGATTATTTTTATTATATCCTGAGAGACTGGTGAATACGTCACTGAAAGTCTACTCCAGTAGGGTTCGTTAATAAAGAAGGGGGGATTACTAGTTTATTATGACTTGGTATGCTGCTCACGCAATCATGTATGTGAAGTTTAAAGATGGCAATCAAGATAAATATCCTATTTGGGAGAATGCGATCTTGATAGAAGCTTCATCTTCAGATGAGGCATGGGAGAAAGCTAAAATCAGAGCAAAGGAAGATGAAGATGATGGTGAAAATCCCAGAGGAGAGTCATTATGGGAAGGTCGTCCTTTCATATTTGTCTTTGCTGGTATTCGGAAAATTGTTTCGTGCGTGGATGAAGAGAATCGACCCACAGACGGCACGGAGATCGCGTATTCCCAGATGGAACTTCCCGATCTTGATTCCCTATCAAAATTCCTGAAAGAGGAAGAAGTATTCCTAAGATATGATTGCTGATGTTGATTTGTATGGAGCATGGAAAGCCTCATTTTGATTTTAACTTCTCCGCTCGGAAACTCTGCATCGGTGAAAGTGTATATCCAGATTGGATGAGATCTGCGAGAGGAGGGGTGTTAGATGAAACTACCCATATGAGATCGCCATTTATTGAGGGATTTTACCGAAGCGATCGCCTCAGCTTTTTATTCAGAGAGCGATCGTCAATGATTGAGATGTTTTGTCGAAGCGATCGCCTCAGTTTTTTATTGAGAGAGCGATCGCTCATTAGTTTTTCCCAGTGAGATCGCCATTGATTCAGGGATGCTGCCAAAGCGATCGCCATTTATCGAAGGGGTTTGTCGAGGCGATCGCCCTTATTGCTCATGCTTGCGGTTGTTTTAGAACGATCGCGTACGTCACTCTTTGATGGGCGATCGAGATTGCCTCTTTTACTAAAGGGTTACAATGTAAATGTTACTGAATTGGGAAGGAGCTATGCAAACAATTTATCGGTTAAAAGCAAATGAACTCGATCTCAATTTTCTGGAAGGGTTAAAAGCCACTTTCCAAGGGAAAGAGATTGAGATTGTTGTGTATGAAGTTGATGAGACTGCATATTTACTTAGCTCAGAGGCAAATAAACAAAGGTTGCTCAAAGCTATAGAAAATGTTAGCAAGGACAGAAATCTGATTGAGGTTAATCTAGAGGAATTGAACGTTGAATGAAACGAAAAATCAAATTTGATGCTGATGCGTTCGATGATTTTACTCAATGGGCAAAAGAAGATAGAAAGCTGTATGCAAAGATAATTGATTTGATTAAGGATATTGAGCGATCTCCTTTTCAAGGTTTGGGTAAACCCGAACCATTGAAATATGAATTAAGTGGTTATTGGTCGAGGCGAATTAATGACGAGCACCGCCTTGTCTATAAAGTGACCGATGACGAAATTACTATTATTGCTTGTAGAAATCATTACTCCTAAAGATAAAGCACTCCTCAAATTTATCAGGGATATCATCAAAGCGATCGCCTCAGTCTCTTATTCAGAAAGAGATCGCCATTTATTGAGGGGTTTTGTTGCAGCGATCGCCCCAGCTTTTCATTCAGAAAGCGATCGTAACCAGTTATCCAAATCTGAGGAACTCTCAAAATCCAAAAGTGCTTCGGCTAAGCTATCCAATTGTGTAACGCTTAGAGCAGAAACGCGCTCGGTTATCTGAGGAGAAACCAGCGCTCTAGCCTCTTCCTGTAAACCTACATTGCCGCCCTTCTTGTCTATAGCGGTTTTCACTTGAGAATGGGTTTTATTGACGGGGTGAAGGGGTTCCACACGGCAGTGGCTCTAGCGGGTAACCCCCAAGACCGCCCTGCCTCCCCTTCTTGGGGGCAACGCCCCCAAACCCCCTGCTCTTTCCGATCTGAAAACCGCTATACCTTACCTGCAAGATTTCCTGATAAATAACAGATTCACGCATCATTGGCTCCCTGAATAACCCTTCAGTCAGTAGACTTTATCGGCAATAAAAAGGGCGAAATGCCATCAAAAGCTTATGCAGCAAGCATTTCGCTTAATTTCAGGCCATTTCTGAAAGCCTTGTGTAGCAAGGCTTTGACTATTTCCGAAGTCTATTCTATGTTTATGCAGAAAGATTTGGGGAGCCATTGGAGTGCAAAGTTTGTACCTAACGCATATGGACGTCCTCACCTGCGACACGTAAAATTTTGCCAGTAATTTGCGATCGCCGTGCCTAATGCTAAAATTGCGTGCTAATTTATTGGCATTCTCGATCGACCAGAAGTTATTGCCGTGTACATCAAACACATCGAGTTGTCTCGGTTCAAATCCTTCGGTGGTACTACCCCGATCCCGATCCTGCCAGGGTTTACAGTTGTCTCTGGTCCCAACGGATCTGGCAAGTCAAATATCCTGGACGCTCTGTTGTTTGCCCTGGGTCTGTCCAGTTCCAAGGGTATGAGAGCCGAGCGCCTGCCCGACCTGGTCAATCAAGCACACTCGCAAAAGGGTCGCACGGTAGAAGCTAGCGTTAAAGTCGTGTTTGCCCTGGAGCCTGGAGATCGGCAACCTGAAGCTGCCCCTGCTACCAATTCCGAAGTAGCCGACGATCGCCCCGCACCAACCGCAAGCATCGTTGCCCCCCCAGAAGATACGGCGGAAACCATTGAGGATAGTGAAAGTACGGCCATCCATGCCGCGATCGCCGATCGCTGCGATCGAGAAGCTCCCCACACCCCAGCACCCCAAAACGAGACGAGCAATCCCGATGAATGGGCGATTACTCGTAAACTGAGGGTTACCAGCCAGGGCACCTATACATCTACCTACTACATCAACGACCAGCCCTGCACCTTAGGGGAACTGCACGAGGAGCTTGCCAGGTTCCGCATTTATCCCGAAGGCTATAACGTCGTGCTACAGGGCGACGTTACGGGCATTATTTCCATGAACTCGCGCGATCGCCGCGAAATTATCGACGAGCTAGCCGGAGTGGGCGAGTTCGATCGCAAAATCGACCAGGCCAAAAACAAACTCGATGACGTTAAAGACCAGGAAGACCGCTTTCGCATTGTCGAGCAGGAGCTAGTCGCCAACCAGGAAAAACTCAAAAGCGATCGCGTGAAGGCGGAAAAATACCAGGCTCTCCGTAAGGAATTAGAGAGCATGGTGACGGCAGAGGTAGTGCTGCAACATCGCCAGTTAGTTCAACAACAGTCCGCCAAAGAAACCGAACTGAGCAATTGCCAGACCGCTGCCACTCAGCTACGGGAGCAAATTGTGGAATTGGACGGCGCGATCGCTACGACCAGCACGGAACTGGATGCACTCAACGCCAAAGTCCGCACCCTCGGCGAAGAGGAATACCTCGCCGTATCCACGGAAATTGCCAATAAAAGTGCGGAATTGCGCGCTATGCAACGGCAGCAACAGGAATTTACTAATAACTACAAAAATACCCAGAACAACATCATTGCCACCCAAGCAGAAATCGAGCAGTTACTCAAGCAAATCGAACAACTGGAGGGACAAAAGCAAGTTCAGGCGCAGGAAATCGAAAAACTCAGTCTGGCACGCGAGCAACAAGCTGGCGTTGTCGATACCTATCGCCGCGAACTCCAGTCCATCGCCGCATCCGCCAACGATTGGATGAAGCAGCAGGCGCAACTTTTCCAAGCGATCGAAACATTACAGCAAACCATCGATCCGCAACGGCAGGAACGCACGCGCCTGAGCGAGTCACTAAGACAATGGACGCTACAGTTAACTAACCAGGAGGCAGAGCTAGCCGAACTGCAAGAACCACAGGGACAATCCCTCACGGACGAACTAAGTCGATATCAAGCAGAAGCGAGCCAAGCGCAGACGCTGATTCAATCCGTAGCGATATCCCTCAGCGAAGCGCAAACCGAATTGCAAACTACGAAAGAGACGATCGATCGCCTCACCCAAGAGCAAAGGGTCAAAGGGAGGCAGTTGGATAAA includes:
- a CDS encoding DUF4288 domain-containing protein, which gives rise to MTWYAAHAIMYVKFKDGNQDKYPIWENAILIEASSSDEAWEKAKIRAKEDEDDGENPRGESLWEGRPFIFVFAGIRKIVSCVDEENRPTDGTEIAYSQMELPDLDSLSKFLKEEEVFLRYDC
- a CDS encoding DUF4351 domain-containing protein → MEPLHPVNKTHSQVKTAIDKKGGNVGLQEEARALVSPQITERVSALSVTQLDSLAEALLDFESSSDLDNWLRSLSE
- a CDS encoding efflux RND transporter periplasmic adaptor subunit produces the protein MKVNQLQRLGSLLVLMALSACSQSGATNNTGAGNFSGLPVRIASVASGTIEDSSDYVASMNSRTSITLQPRVSGQVAQIFVQAGDRVDAGTPILAIDPSKQQAAVTSKIAAMESAEAALEEAKADLANAEDQLKSLQAKKQANLSTLANNRRNLERDRQLVAEGAINQRIFDDTATKVATSQADLDSIDADIRAQRSSIARARAAIARNQRLLQQAQADMREQKVQLEFFTIKAPFAGTVGDIPIKVGDFVSESTKLLTLSQNDRLELQIAVPLEKASQLKTGLPVRLIDDQEKSKADGKISFVAPNVDNSTQSILVKAVFDNPKNSMRADQFVKARLVWSSRPGVLVPTTAISRLGGQNFIFVAENKADTVGQTQLVASQRPIKLGKIVGNNQEVLEGLKPGEKIVTSGILQLRDGIPIVSAPAKDNVKEGTSSKPESKS
- a CDS encoding Txe/YoeB family addiction module toxin — encoded protein: MKRKIKFDADAFDDFTQWAKEDRKLYAKIIDLIKDIERSPFQGLGKPEPLKYELSGYWSRRINDEHRLVYKVTDDEITIIACRNHYS
- a CDS encoding efflux RND transporter permease subunit, yielding MILSISDFFIRRPVLATVCSVIITLMGIACIFILPIAQYPEIAPPKVNVQSNYIGANAETVESTVTSVLERELNGIEGVRYISSTSGNDGSSAIALTFDLGRDKDIAAVDVQNRVSSVVSQLPGPVQQTGVRVSKESGGFLLAIGVYAEDGEDGKPRYDNLYLSNYADLYIVDAIKRVKGVSNVQIFGERKYAMRLWLDPSRMAARNLTSQDVVNAIQEQNLQVGAGQIGQQPAPENQQYQLSVSAKGRLINADEFADIVIRSNADGTLIRLKDVGRVELGAENYGSVLRFNRRRNIGLGVSQLPNANALEVAHQVKKVLEELKPSFPPGLNYAIAFDTTLFVEAGTEEVIISLLMAVTLVIIIIFFFLQNWRSTLIPAIAIPVALIGTFLFVKLLNFNINTLTLFGLTLATGLVVDDAIVVVEDVTRNIQEKGMNPIQAAMQSMDELLSAVVASSLVLIAVFVPVAFFPGTTGLLYKQFALTIAFSIAISTFNAITLTPTLSAMLLRQGQTPDNWFFNAINRVIDRTRLGYRWMLDLIVNLKGIIILLFILSLGLTYWIYMIVPTGFLPEEDQGYIITIVKAPEGVSLNYTEKVLEQAEAIMKEVPEIENVFAVGGFSFSGTTPENGIIFSTLKPWKERSRPEQSAQAVIGKLLPQLLSIKEAFVIPIPPPAIIGLGDVGGFEFQLQDKTSQGFPVMEQAIGQLLGRASTYPNPPDTPPNDSKPPQLVGLRPDFSGNTPQLSVEVDRAKASALQVSLQDIFSSLQTFLGSRYVNDFNQFGRTYRVYVQADRDFRSSPEDINKLYVRSASGKMIPLGNLVKVTPTIAPSTIYHFNLFRSAKISGNAALGVSSGQAINIMEKVAKETLPQGFGFEWSGLSLEEISAGGQAYIIFGLGLVFVFLVLAAQYENYIDPTIIMLTVPLAILGALFFVMLRGLANDVYTQIGFVMLIGMASKNAILIVEFANQLRATGLSITKAAVEAAQQRLRPILMTALSTIIGTVPLAIASGAGAASRKSLGTAVIGGMCVATVLSLFIVPVLYITIQTMQERLRRGLYKPALAGIGSDPEPETIDVEIVSNHQGLPDRIQSDRNFTKADPRQESTSNQTGNGSDSSHTPDPSKDPDPRETPKT